Genomic segment of Candidatus Protochlamydia amoebophila UWE25:
TTCTAAAGTTTTCATCGCTTTGATTAAATAGATTTCACTATCAGTAATCCCATCTTTCAGACATAAATCATCAGCGATATTTCCTAGAATAAGAATTCCTGTTAAGGATGTAATGGCATTACAAATTGCATGAAATACGACATCTCCATCAGAATTAGCATTAAAACCTGGGGCATCATCAAAAATAATTCCTCCAATAATGCACAATTTAGATGAGTCTTGAGGTAAAAAACGGTGGCTATCTTGCCCAATACCAGTACGCACAGTCATAAAATCTCCTTTAGATAACCAGAAATTTACATAGCTAAGGGTTTTAATTTCATAAAATTTTTTGAATTAAACGGAATTTTCTCACAGGAATTCTTTAAAGTGAAAGAGAAAAATTTAAACATTCTTTTATCATGCTACCATAAATTAAAGTAATGATAAGTAAAAAAGAAATATTTTATGCCTGTTTATTTGAATAATACTGATTTTGAATTTGAATTGGCTAACCCTAGGCAAACGATATCTCAAAACTGGGAGCAATACCCTTTATGTCAACAGCTTCAATTTATTCCTCTTTTATACGCTTGTTCAGATGATTTCATTGCTGTTTCCACTTTTCCATCGGAACAATTCTTATGTTATTTACACAATTTAAGTTGGAGAAAAAATCAACCTTTAGCCAAATTAGTTAACTGGCAAGATAAATGCGCATTTAAAAAACAGGTTGGTCGAGTTTGGGGTGCTTCTCAGCAAACTCAAATTTGGGCAGAAGAAAGAGAAATTTATTATCATTTTCCAATTAATTGGGAAATGATACGAGAAATTAATAGCAAAGCTTATAGCTTTAAATACACTACTCTTTCAAAAGCTGCTTTGATAGAAAATTCTGTTCAGTTAGAAAAGTGGTTTGAGCAAGTTAAGGGTGAAAAAGTACTCAAATCATGTTTTGGATTATCTGGAAAAGGAAATCGGTTGATTAAACAATCGACTCTAACACCAGCTACATTGAATTTTTGTGAAAAGGAATGGAAAGCTGGCAGAGTCATTATTGCAGAACCTTGGCTTGAGCGTTTTTTTGATTTCAGTTCTCAGTGGGTAATTCATTCAAATGGATCTCATGAATTATTAGGCTCAACCGTCTTTGAAACCGATCAAAGAGGGATGTATTTAGGAACTTTAGCCGGTGATGAAAAAAAGCTTTTTAAAATTTTTTTTAAAGAACTTTTGGAACATTATCACTTTGTACAGAGAGTTTTAGATGATTTATTCAAAAAAGGCTTTTTTGGAAATGTAGGGATTGATGCTTTTCTCTATCATTCGGGAGCTAAAATCCACCTTTATCCAGTTGTGGAAATAAATGCTCGACAAACAATGTCTTTAGTCGCTTTACGCTTACAAAGAAAATGGTTCCCCAATCAAACGATTCGGTTAAGATTTGCCTCCCTTCAAGATTTACAACCTTCTCTTTTACCTTTAGAAATTTTTAAAGAGCAGGAAAAAATTCCTTACCAATTTTTTAAAAGAAAGCTTGTTTTAGATGTTATTTAATATGTATAAAAAAAATGGCTAAATAATTTACATATTTTGGAAAAGAAAATTTTTTGTTAAGTGAAAATTTCTACCTTGACTTATAATAATTTATTATCCTTTTTATTCGGATTAATGACATTATTTCTAATAAATGATATAAGCTTGTTCTCAATTAAAAAGTGATAGGTAATAGGGATGGATGTGTTAAAAATTACAGGTGGGATTCCCTTAAAAGGGCAAGTCAAAGCTGCCGGAGCAAAAAATGCCATGACCAAATTGCTGGTCGCCTCTCTTTTATCTGATAAAAAATGCACTTTTTATAATGTTCCCAATATTGGGGATGTTGAAGTAACAGTTTCACTTTGCCAAGAAATTGGCATGGAAGTGAGATGGGATCGCGCAGCAGGAATCATGGAAGTCATTACAAAAGAACTTAAAACTTCCTATATTCCACAAAGATTTTCGGGATCTAATCGCATTCCTATTTTGATGATAGGGGCTTTATTAGGAAGAACAGACCAAGATATTATAGTTCCTACAGCTGGAGGATGTCCTATTGGACAACGGCCAGTGGATTTTCACATTCAAGCATTAGAGCAGCTTGGAGCAGTCATTGAATATCGAGGAATGAAACGGGAAGGGGCCTACTTCGCGCATGCTCATAATGGTTTGAAAGGAACGCTTATCACATTGCCTTATCCTTCAGTTGGGGCGACAGAAAATACGATTTTAGCCGGAATCACTGCACGGGGTGTAACTGTCATTAAAAATGCTGCAATTGAACCTGAAATTGTTGAATTGATTCTCTTTTTACAAAAACTCGGAGCCATTATTACAATTGATGTCGATAGAACAATTCGAATTCAAGGTACTCGCCGTTTTTATGAAGTCGAACACACAGTTATTCCAGATCGAATTGAGGCAGCTTCTTGGGGTATGGCAGCGATTAGCTCAAAGGGAAAAGTGTTTGTAGAAGGGGCTCAGCATTTGAATATGATTACTTTTCTTAATAAGCTTCGAGAAGTAGGTGGAGGATTCGATGTTCGTAGCAATGGGATTGAATTTTTCTATGATGGACCTTTACAAGGAGGCTTACATCTGGAAACAGATGTCCACCCAGGCTTTATGACAGATTGGCAGCAACCCTTTGTCGTTTTATTAACGCAGTCTTCTGGCACATCTGTGGTTCATGAGACAGTTTATGAAAATCGTTTTGGCTATACAGATACTTTAAAAGAAATGGGTGCTGATATTACCCCTTTTAGGCAGTGCCTGGGTGGTAAATCATGTCGATTTGCTTCACAAAGTTTTAGCCATAGTGCGATTATTAAAGGGGCAACACCATTAGTTGGAAAGGAAATTCGCATTCCAGATTTAAGAGCTGGTTTTGCTTATATTATGGCAGCTTTAATTGCTAACGATACAAGTACAATTTCAGGACTTCCTTTTATTCAACGTGGTTACGAAAACTTTATTGGTAAATTAGCTGATCTTGGAGCCAATGTCAGTTTGGTTGAGGAAGAAAAAAACGTAAAAGAGATGCCTGAAAACTCCTCCAAACTTCCTTTATTTGCCGAATTGCAGGTGAATTAAAATAAATGAATAGTTTGTCTTCAAACACTGGATGTTAAAAAAATCTAATAAACTTACGATAATTTAAAATCATTATTTTAGAATTGTTAAATGCTATTTTGTAGCAGTCCTTTTTATTTTGATATTTTTCTTTAAACATTTCTTTAACCAATTCTATGATTAGTGTAAAAACAACTTTTAACTTGATTGCTTCAAAATCCCAATGCTTTATTGACTTGAATTCCCCAGAATCTTGGCGCCTTATCCAGAGAAAGAATTTCACGAATTTAAAAATTTTAGCAGATTTTTTAGCTTTAAATTTTGAGCAAAGAAAACAGCTTTTAGATAAACCTACCTTTGCAATTAATGTTCCTTATCGTCTCGCGCAAAAAATGACAAAAGGGAGTTTAGAAGATCCGCTAGTAAAACAATTTTTACCTTTCAAAAGTGAATTTGAAAATCATAATCTCTTTGTTCAAGATCCTGTGGGAGATGAACAATGTCGCCGCACAGCTCAATTGTTGCACAAATATCGGGGACGTGTTCTGTTGGTTTGTACAAGTGCTTGTGCTATGCATTGTCGTTATTGCTTTAGACAAAATTTTTCCTATCAATCTCATGATAAGACTTTTCTTAAAGAATTAGACCTCATCCGGCAAGATTCATCCATTCATGAAGTTATTTTAAGCGGCGGGGATCCTCTTTCTTTATCTAATGATATTTTGGCTAAATTATTCGAAGAGTTAAATGGAATTTCTCATCTTAAGCGAATTCGTTTCCATACACGTTTTCCAATTGGTATTCCAGAAAGAATAGATAAAGGATTTTTAAATATCATTGAAAACTGTCCTAAACAGATATTTTTTGTCATTCATTGTAACCACCCTTTAGAATTAGATGAGGATATCTTTGAGCGTTTGAAGGCTCTTCACCTTAGAGGTTGCGTACTACTTAATCAATCAGTTTTATTAAAAGGAGTAAATGACCGGATAGAGG
This window contains:
- the ispF gene encoding 2-C-methyl-D-erythritol 2,4-cyclodiphosphate synthase codes for the protein MTVRTGIGQDSHRFLPQDSSKLCIIGGIIFDDAPGFNANSDGDVVFHAICNAITSLTGILILGNIADDLCLKDGITDSEIYLIKAMKTLERQKVTHVAITIEGKKPKFKHRLLEMRQNIARVMNLDITQVGVTATSGEGLTDFGCGDGVQAFAIVTTTE
- the murA gene encoding UDP-N-acetylglucosamine 1-carboxyvinyltransferase yields the protein MDVLKITGGIPLKGQVKAAGAKNAMTKLLVASLLSDKKCTFYNVPNIGDVEVTVSLCQEIGMEVRWDRAAGIMEVITKELKTSYIPQRFSGSNRIPILMIGALLGRTDQDIIVPTAGGCPIGQRPVDFHIQALEQLGAVIEYRGMKREGAYFAHAHNGLKGTLITLPYPSVGATENTILAGITARGVTVIKNAAIEPEIVELILFLQKLGAIITIDVDRTIRIQGTRRFYEVEHTVIPDRIEAASWGMAAISSKGKVFVEGAQHLNMITFLNKLREVGGGFDVRSNGIEFFYDGPLQGGLHLETDVHPGFMTDWQQPFVVLLTQSSGTSVVHETVYENRFGYTDTLKEMGADITPFRQCLGGKSCRFASQSFSHSAIIKGATPLVGKEIRIPDLRAGFAYIMAALIANDTSTISGLPFIQRGYENFIGKLADLGANVSLVEEEKNVKEMPENSSKLPLFAELQVN
- a CDS encoding KamA family radical SAM protein, coding for MISVKTTFNLIASKSQCFIDLNSPESWRLIQRKNFTNLKILADFLALNFEQRKQLLDKPTFAINVPYRLAQKMTKGSLEDPLVKQFLPFKSEFENHNLFVQDPVGDEQCRRTAQLLHKYRGRVLLVCTSACAMHCRYCFRQNFSYQSHDKTFLKELDLIRQDSSIHEVILSGGDPLSLSNDILAKLFEELNGISHLKRIRFHTRFPIGIPERIDKGFLNIIENCPKQIFFVIHCNHPLELDEDIFERLKALHLRGCVLLNQSVLLKGVNDRIEVLEELCELLSDHGIIPYYLHQLDRVKGASHFELGEKEGAALIQELSKRLSGYAIPRYVREIAGEAHKTPIQLSF